The Dasypus novemcinctus isolate mDasNov1 chromosome 12, mDasNov1.1.hap2, whole genome shotgun sequence genome includes a window with the following:
- the LOC111760063 gene encoding olfactory receptor 6C2-like, which yields MRNHSTITAFILLGLTDDVRLQIALLVFLFLTYIFTVAGNLIIILLTLVNSHLKTPMYFFLRNFSILEIIFTTVCVPRFLYTLTTGDKSVTYNACFTQLFFVILTGATEFFLLTAMSYDRYVAICKPLHYTTIMSDRVCTTLVLCSWLTGLMVILPLLSLGLQLDFCNSNLIDHFGCDISPLLKIVCSDTEFIEQLLLIMAVLTLIVTLECVILSYAYIIKTIVRLPSAQQRKKAFSTCSSHILVVSITYGSCIFIYIKPPKEDLAINKMVSLLNTSVIPLMNPFIYTLRNKQVKQAFKEAIFKKLYFSQRIRKLISNIKNIYI from the coding sequence ATGAGAAATCATTCTACAATAACCGCATTCATCTTACTAGGACTAACAGATGACGTGCGCCTACAGATTGCTTTGTTAGTATTTCTGTTTCTCACTTATATTTTCACTGTTGCTGGAAATCTAATCATTATCCTGCTCACACTGGTGAACTCTCACCTCAAAACACCTATGTATTTCTTCCTTCGAAATTTCTCCATCTTAGAAATAATATTTACCACTGTCTGTGTTCCTAGATTCCTGTACACTCTGACAACTGGAGACAAAAGTGTTACCTATAATGCTTGTTTCACTCAATTATTTTTTGTCATCCTCACTGGAGCAACAGAATTCTTTCTTCTAACCGccatgtcctatgaccgctaCGTGGCCATCTGCAAGCCCCTGCACTACACCACCATCATGAGCGACAGGGTGTGCACCACACTTGTCCTCTGCTCTTGGTTGACTGGGCTAATGGTCATTCTCCCACTTCTTAGCCTGGGACTTCAGCTGGATTTCTGTAACTCGAATCTCATTGACCATTTTGGCTGTGATATCTCTCCTCTTCTGAAGATTGTATGTTCAGACACAGAATTCATAGAACAACTTCTTTTAATCATGGCGGTGCTGACACTCATAGTCACACTTGAGTGTGTAATTTTGTCCTACGCATACATTATCAAGACCATTGTAAGACTTCCTTCTGCTCAACAAAGGAAAAAGGCTTTCTCCACCTGTTCTTCCCACATTCTTGTAGTTTCCATCACCTATGGAAGTTGCATCTTCATTTATATCAAACCACCAAAAGAAGACCTGGCCATCAATAAGATGGTGTCATTGCTCAACACCTCAGTTATCCCTTTAATGAACCCCTTCATTTATACTCTACGGAATAAACAGGTCAAACAAGCCTTCAaggaagcaatttttaaaaaactgtatttcTCTCAAAGAATTAGGAAAttgatttcaaatattaaaaatatatacatataa